In a genomic window of Niallia taxi:
- a CDS encoding ABC-2 transporter permease, translating into MYNLIRKDIVMQKKTLWILLPIQLVYLSLNIGYVWIGFVFSIVIIMNAFSMDEKSSINTLLNSLPYTRKEMVSSKYIGVLVFTFIVISGLFIGNLILNQELMAWKEIMLIISLVMIVASFILPFSYQFKSQYLLIASIVLFVIYMVIINMIFHNLNEVIMNFVEKLLSLQTLSFYLITSGSILILFACSWLLSIRIFKNKVL; encoded by the coding sequence ATGTATAATCTAATTCGAAAAGATATAGTAATGCAGAAGAAAACATTGTGGATACTGTTACCAATTCAATTAGTGTATTTGTCTCTTAATATCGGATATGTTTGGATAGGGTTTGTATTTAGTATTGTAATCATTATGAATGCATTTTCCATGGATGAAAAGTCCTCCATTAATACACTGCTAAATTCACTGCCATACACCAGAAAAGAAATGGTAAGTTCTAAATATATTGGCGTATTAGTGTTTACATTCATTGTTATTTCCGGTCTATTTATTGGGAATTTAATTCTTAACCAGGAGCTAATGGCTTGGAAAGAAATAATGCTTATCATTAGTTTAGTGATGATTGTTGCTTCTTTTATTCTTCCTTTTTCTTATCAGTTTAAAAGTCAATATTTGCTGATAGCCTCCATTGTGTTATTTGTTATTTATATGGTAATAATTAATATGATATTTCACAATCTGAACGAAGTTATCATGAATTTTGTAGAGAAGCTGCTATCCTTGCAAACTCTGTCTTTTTATCTGATAACTTCGGGCTCCATCCTTATTTTGTTTGCTTGTTCCTGGTTATTGTCTATTCGTATCTTTAAGAATAAAGTACTCTAA
- a CDS encoding MFS transporter has product MVKQNRLLIFILTIGVFGIINTEMGVIGILPSLAEHFGVSISKAGLLVSLFALVIAVSGPTMPLFFAGMDRKKVMLLVLGIFVLGSVVSIFTTNFTVALLARIVPAFFHPIYCSLAFSVAAASVSKAEAPKAVSKVFIGVSAGMVVGVPIASFLANTASLQMAMAFFALINIIAFIATMIYIPSMPVKEKLSYGSQLSVLKKLITWQSIVAVIFLNSAVFGVYSYLAEYLKSVTAMSSNSITIMLVVFGGANIIGNIVAGKLLTNNAAKSVMIFPFALVAVYIALFLFGQFSIPVAVITLVWGILAGIGGNINQYWIMSSAPEAPDFANGLFISSCNVGTTIGTAAGGLFISGIGTEYVIFVGILSLILGLISIIVRNYSKQSQTKPLAS; this is encoded by the coding sequence TTGGTTAAACAAAACAGGCTACTTATATTTATATTAACGATCGGTGTGTTTGGCATTATTAATACGGAAATGGGTGTTATTGGCATACTGCCATCTCTGGCAGAACATTTTGGTGTTAGTATATCAAAAGCAGGGTTGTTAGTTAGTCTTTTTGCACTCGTGATTGCTGTTTCTGGTCCGACAATGCCGTTATTTTTTGCGGGTATGGACCGGAAGAAGGTAATGCTGCTTGTTCTAGGGATTTTCGTGTTAGGAAGCGTTGTTTCTATATTTACTACTAACTTTACAGTGGCGTTACTTGCTCGGATTGTACCAGCTTTTTTTCATCCAATCTATTGTTCATTAGCTTTTTCAGTTGCTGCTGCCTCTGTCAGCAAAGCAGAAGCACCAAAGGCTGTTTCAAAGGTGTTTATAGGTGTTTCAGCAGGCATGGTTGTCGGTGTGCCAATTGCCAGCTTCCTTGCCAATACAGCTTCGTTACAAATGGCAATGGCCTTCTTTGCTCTTATAAATATAATCGCATTCATTGCTACGATGATATATATACCTTCCATGCCTGTTAAAGAGAAGCTTTCATACGGCAGTCAATTATCTGTGTTAAAAAAACTTATTACATGGCAATCGATTGTTGCCGTTATTTTCCTTAATTCAGCAGTTTTTGGAGTGTACAGTTACTTAGCTGAATATTTGAAAAGTGTAACAGCTATGTCTTCCAATAGTATCACCATCATGTTAGTCGTATTTGGAGGAGCTAATATTATTGGCAATATTGTCGCAGGGAAGCTGCTTACAAATAATGCCGCGAAATCCGTCATGATTTTTCCCTTCGCATTGGTAGCAGTTTATATAGCCTTATTTCTGTTTGGACAGTTTTCGATTCCTGTCGCTGTTATTACGTTAGTTTGGGGAATTTTAGCTGGAATAGGTGGCAATATCAATCAATATTGGATAATGTCTTCTGCTCCTGAAGCTCCTGACTTTGCCAATGGTTTATTTATATCATCCTGTAACGTAGGAACAACAATTGGTACTGCTGCAGGGGGATTATTCATTTCTGGCATCGGAACAGAATATGTCATATTTGTTGGAATATTATCCTTAATATTAGGTTTAATATCTATTATCGTAAGAAACTACTCGAAGCAATCTCAAACAAAACCACTTGCCAGTTAA
- a CDS encoding ABC transporter ATP-binding protein, whose translation MENVIELQNVNKSFGDFQLKNLTMNVKKGYITGLIGGNGVGKSTTIKLIMNLLQPDSGDISIFGLNYKGNEKEIKQRVGFVFDSNVFYEHLSLKEMVGIISRSYHYWDDGIFQAYVEKFELPLKKKLKTFSKGMMMKTSIAIALSHQAELIIMDEPTSGLDPIFRRELLEILHEIMEDGQKSIFFSTHITTDLDRIADYITFLHNGEHIFTKKSYQIEEEYALVKGGLDLLDPDTKQEFISIKTSPHGFEALTSNKGRVEEVFGSLVVMEKPTLEDIMFYTKKGTVTDV comes from the coding sequence GTGGAGAATGTTATTGAATTACAAAACGTCAACAAATCATTTGGTGATTTTCAGCTGAAAAACCTTACAATGAATGTGAAAAAGGGATATATTACAGGGCTTATTGGCGGAAACGGTGTAGGGAAGTCAACAACAATTAAGTTAATTATGAATTTATTGCAGCCAGATAGCGGTGATATATCTATTTTCGGGTTAAATTACAAGGGAAATGAAAAAGAAATCAAACAGCGAGTTGGTTTTGTGTTCGATAGTAATGTATTTTATGAGCATCTATCACTTAAAGAGATGGTCGGAATAATAAGTCGATCTTATCATTATTGGGATGACGGTATATTTCAAGCATATGTTGAGAAGTTTGAACTACCGTTAAAGAAAAAGCTAAAAACATTCTCTAAAGGCATGATGATGAAGACTTCCATAGCAATCGCTTTATCACATCAAGCAGAGTTAATTATTATGGATGAACCGACATCAGGATTAGATCCAATCTTTCGCAGAGAGCTGTTGGAAATCCTTCATGAAATAATGGAAGATGGGCAGAAATCAATCTTTTTTTCCACGCATATTACAACAGATTTAGACCGAATCGCAGATTATATCACATTCCTTCACAATGGCGAACATATTTTCACAAAGAAATCTTATCAAATAGAAGAGGAGTATGCCCTAGTAAAGGGTGGGCTGGATTTATTAGATCCAGATACGAAGCAAGAATTTATTTCTATTAAAACGTCTCCTCATGGCTTTGAGGCATTAACTAGCAATAAAGGGAGAGTAGAAGAGGTTTTTGGGTCATTAGTTGTTATGGAAAAACCGACTTTAGAAGACATTATGTTTTATACAAAGAAAGGAACTGTGACAGATGTATAA
- a CDS encoding GntR family transcriptional regulator, translating into MQIIISNKSKEPIYEQIYAQIKKHILSAELPEGSPLPSMRQLAKELDISVITTKRAYEELEKNGFIYSVVGKGSFVQEQNNEMIKERKMKVIEEQLIAAIHNSKEIGVSLTELKELLTFLYKEEI; encoded by the coding sequence ATGCAAATAATTATTTCAAACAAATCAAAAGAACCTATATATGAACAAATTTATGCACAAATAAAGAAGCATATCCTTTCAGCTGAATTACCGGAAGGAAGTCCGCTCCCAAGCATGCGCCAATTAGCTAAGGAGTTGGACATAAGTGTAATAACAACGAAACGTGCTTATGAAGAGCTTGAGAAAAACGGGTTCATCTATTCAGTTGTTGGGAAAGGCTCATTTGTTCAAGAGCAAAATAATGAAATGATTAAAGAAAGAAAAATGAAGGTAATTGAGGAGCAATTAATAGCAGCAATCCATAACAGTAAAGAAATTGGTGTTTCACTGACAGAATTGAAGGAGCTGCTTACATTCTTATACAAGGAGGAAATTTAG
- a CDS encoding LysR family transcriptional regulator — protein sequence MELRVLRYFLAVAREGSITAAADLLHVTQPTLSRQLKDLEQELGKKLFIRSSHSIILTDEGLILRQRAEEIVNMVSKLEAEFNSMEDTVSGDVYIGGGETEAMKQIARVVKDLQLKYPNIRYHLYSGNEEDVTDRLDKGLLDFGILIQPADLSKYNYINIPDKDVWGVIMRKDSPLAVKATIQSSDLLNVPLICSRQAIQQSYSKNEFADWFGEDFEKLNVVTTYNLAYNAAIMVEEGIGYAITLDKIVNTSSDSSLCFRPLNPKLESGLNIVWKKHHVFSTAASVFLQDIQTKFSSLS from the coding sequence ATGGAGTTAAGAGTATTACGGTACTTTCTTGCAGTTGCCAGGGAAGGAAGTATAACCGCAGCGGCTGACTTGCTGCATGTTACTCAGCCAACCTTATCCAGACAATTAAAGGATTTGGAGCAAGAGTTAGGAAAAAAACTGTTTATTCGCAGCAGTCACAGCATCATTTTGACAGATGAAGGTTTGATATTAAGACAAAGAGCTGAAGAAATTGTTAATATGGTTAGTAAATTAGAGGCAGAATTTAACTCTATGGAAGATACCGTTAGCGGGGATGTTTACATAGGTGGCGGCGAAACAGAGGCTATGAAGCAAATTGCAAGAGTAGTTAAGGATTTACAGTTAAAATACCCTAATATTCGCTATCATCTTTACAGCGGCAATGAAGAAGATGTAACAGATCGACTTGATAAGGGCTTACTTGACTTTGGTATTTTAATTCAACCCGCCGATTTGTCCAAATATAACTATATCAATATCCCTGATAAAGATGTTTGGGGAGTTATCATGAGAAAAGACAGTCCACTTGCAGTTAAAGCTACGATTCAATCTTCTGACTTACTAAATGTTCCGTTAATCTGTTCACGCCAAGCCATCCAACAATCTTACTCAAAAAATGAATTTGCAGATTGGTTTGGAGAGGATTTTGAAAAATTAAATGTGGTAACAACATACAATCTTGCCTATAATGCTGCCATAATGGTTGAAGAAGGCATTGGTTATGCAATAACCCTTGATAAGATTGTGAATACTTCCAGTGACAGCAGTCTTTGCTTTAGACCACTTAATCCAAAACTAGAATCAGGATTAAATATTGTTTGGAAAAAGCACCATGTTTTTTCCACTGCTGCTTCTGTATTTTTACAAGACATTCAAACTAAATTTTCAAGTTTGTCATAA
- a CDS encoding HPr family phosphocarrier protein yields the protein MYLLVTKITVQLPRGLQARNTTTFVYKARSFSSDVTLTKRNDSSNGKEIMKVMDLNVNNGDEVTLYVNGVDEKISMDTLKNFLLNK from the coding sequence GTGTACTTGTTGGTAACAAAGATAACAGTTCAATTGCCTCGTGGACTTCAAGCAAGAAATACAACGACTTTTGTCTATAAAGCGCGTTCCTTTAGCAGTGATGTTACTCTTACAAAAAGAAATGATTCTTCAAACGGAAAAGAAATTATGAAGGTTATGGACTTAAATGTGAATAATGGCGATGAAGTCACTTTATATGTTAATGGTGTTGATGAAAAGATCAGTATGGACACACTAAAGAATTTTCTGTTAAACAAGTAA
- a CDS encoding SDR family oxidoreductase → MYSMQDKVVVIMGASSGIGEATTKKLAEAGAKLVIAARREDRLKAIVEAIPNAEISYAVADVTKEEEVQAVVDLAVEKHGRVDVLFNNAGIMPTASLFEKRFAEWRQLLDVNIMGVLNGIAAVLPIMQKQQSGQIVTTDSVAGHVVFQQGAVYCGTKFAVRAIMEGLRQEERHNNIRSTLISPGTVDTELHTTINDIERRNWVENLQRTNGLQASDVAEAVAYAISTPETVAVSEVIIRPTKQED, encoded by the coding sequence ATGTATTCTATGCAAGACAAAGTTGTTGTAATCATGGGAGCGTCAAGCGGGATAGGGGAAGCGACCACTAAAAAACTGGCAGAAGCAGGAGCTAAATTAGTGATTGCAGCTCGTCGAGAAGACCGTTTAAAGGCAATTGTTGAAGCAATACCTAATGCTGAAATTTCATATGCAGTTGCAGATGTGACGAAAGAAGAAGAAGTGCAAGCAGTGGTAGACCTTGCGGTTGAAAAACATGGCCGTGTAGACGTGCTGTTTAACAATGCTGGTATTATGCCGACAGCATCTCTTTTTGAAAAACGCTTTGCTGAATGGCGTCAACTGTTAGATGTCAATATTATGGGCGTGTTAAATGGGATTGCTGCAGTATTACCTATCATGCAAAAACAACAATCTGGACAAATTGTGACGACGGATTCTGTCGCTGGACATGTTGTTTTTCAGCAAGGTGCTGTTTATTGTGGAACTAAGTTTGCTGTTCGTGCCATCATGGAAGGCTTGCGCCAAGAGGAACGTCATAACAATATCCGCAGTACGTTAATCTCTCCAGGAACGGTAGATACGGAGCTTCACACAACAATTAATGATATAGAAAGACGAAATTGGGTGGAGAATCTTCAGCGTACAAACGGCCTGCAAGCAAGCGATGTTGCCGAAGCGGTTGCATATGCAATTAGTACTCCTGAAACTGTCGCAGTGAGTGAAGTTATTATTCGTCCAACAAAACAAGAAGATTAA
- a CDS encoding helix-turn-helix transcriptional regulator gives MSKEFSYTIEEVSQLLKVSKLTLYDIVKKGEIPVFRVGRQMRIDADDLYAYIKNQKSNQMIPVKATDLESPRNEIKNPNTIVISGQDMVLDILGKYMEKDSTYQALRSYTGSLNSLIAMYHGKNDIVSLHMYDGDTGEYNVPYLQKILVGQPYILLNLLSRRAGLYVRKGNPLKLSTWSDLKDKGVKLVNREKGSGARILLDEQLRINNISSSDITGYQHEESNHYSVASAVSSGIADTGVGIEKAARMVGIDFVPLITESYDLVMLKTPENEPLINKVKNILSSAQFQAEIHSLGDYDISKTGTIIHETF, from the coding sequence ATGTCAAAAGAGTTTTCCTATACAATTGAAGAAGTATCTCAACTATTAAAGGTATCGAAATTAACTTTGTATGACATTGTTAAAAAAGGAGAAATTCCTGTATTCCGTGTTGGCAGACAAATGAGAATCGACGCAGATGATTTATATGCTTACATAAAAAATCAAAAATCAAACCAAATGATCCCTGTAAAAGCAACTGATCTTGAGTCTCCCAGAAACGAAATAAAGAACCCTAATACAATTGTTATTAGTGGACAGGATATGGTCCTTGACATACTCGGTAAATATATGGAGAAAGATTCTACCTATCAAGCATTACGCTCTTATACAGGGAGTTTAAATAGCCTTATAGCTATGTATCATGGCAAAAATGATATTGTTAGTTTACATATGTATGATGGCGATACAGGAGAGTATAATGTTCCCTATTTACAAAAAATTTTAGTTGGACAGCCTTATATATTACTCAATCTCTTATCAAGGAGAGCAGGCTTGTATGTGAGGAAGGGAAATCCTTTAAAGCTTTCCACATGGTCTGATTTAAAGGATAAAGGAGTAAAGCTTGTTAACAGAGAAAAAGGATCTGGAGCCCGCATTCTCCTTGATGAACAACTCAGAATAAATAATATATCCTCTAGTGATATTACAGGCTACCAGCATGAAGAATCGAACCATTATAGTGTCGCATCTGCTGTTTCAAGCGGGATTGCAGACACAGGGGTGGGGATTGAAAAAGCGGCAAGAATGGTTGGCATTGATTTTGTCCCATTAATAACAGAAAGCTATGATTTAGTAATGCTAAAAACTCCGGAAAATGAGCCACTCATTAATAAGGTAAAGAATATATTATCCTCTGCGCAATTTCAGGCAGAAATTCATTCCTTAGGAGATTATGATATATCTAAAACCGGAACTATTATTCATGAAACCTTTTAA
- the modA gene encoding molybdate ABC transporter substrate-binding protein, whose product MKKLWLSLFSMFMVLILITGCATNEQSGATEEQDKQKSTQENVELTISAAASLQDALTDIQKSFEKEHENIKLSFNFGGSGALQQQISQGAPADIFFSAAEDKFQKLVDDGIIDEKDGTDLVGNELVLVTPKGADTGINTFEDLTKADKIALGTPESVPAGQYGKDSLESLGLWSEVEGKVVFAKDVRQTLTYVETNNVDAGIVYKTDALTSDKVEIAAAAEEKTHDAIIYPVGVIKNSSHYKAAELFYEYIKSDAAMKVLEEYGFKGLN is encoded by the coding sequence ATGAAAAAACTATGGCTTTCTTTATTTTCAATGTTTATGGTATTAATCCTCATTACTGGTTGCGCTACTAATGAGCAATCGGGAGCAACAGAAGAACAAGATAAGCAAAAATCAACGCAGGAGAATGTTGAACTAACAATCTCAGCTGCTGCTAGTTTACAAGATGCTTTGACTGATATCCAAAAGAGCTTTGAGAAGGAACATGAAAATATTAAACTTAGCTTTAACTTTGGAGGATCTGGGGCACTGCAACAACAGATTTCGCAAGGAGCGCCTGCAGATATCTTCTTTTCTGCAGCAGAGGATAAATTTCAAAAGCTAGTGGACGATGGCATTATTGATGAAAAGGATGGTACAGATCTTGTAGGTAATGAGCTTGTGCTTGTAACACCTAAAGGCGCAGATACAGGAATAAATACGTTTGAGGATTTAACTAAAGCCGATAAGATAGCCCTTGGTACTCCAGAATCTGTTCCTGCAGGACAATATGGTAAGGATTCATTAGAAAGTCTTGGTCTGTGGAGTGAGGTTGAAGGGAAAGTCGTATTTGCAAAAGACGTAAGGCAAACACTTACATATGTTGAAACGAATAATGTGGATGCAGGTATTGTATATAAAACAGATGCATTAACTTCTGATAAAGTTGAAATAGCTGCTGCTGCAGAGGAAAAGACACATGATGCGATTATTTATCCAGTAGGGGTTATTAAAAATAGCTCTCATTATAAAGCGGCTGAACTATTTTACGAGTATATAAAGAGTGATGCCGCTATGAAAGTTTTAGAAGAATATGGATTCAAGGGTTTAAATTAA
- the modB gene encoding molybdate ABC transporter permease subunit, giving the protein MATNFWTPVQLSIEIAAVSTIIVIILGVFLGRLMAVRKFKGKIIIDTIFLLPLVLPPTVVGFLLIIIFGRNSPVGQFIEWFFKQPIMFTWWAALIASTIVAFPLMYQSARTGFEAVDEDIENAARVDGASEYHLFMFISIPLAIKTIVSGAILSFARALGEFGATLMFAGNIPGKTQTIPTAIYVAIDSGNMEMAWLWVSSIIAISFLMLIFVHFIRT; this is encoded by the coding sequence ATGGCAACTAATTTTTGGACACCCGTTCAATTATCGATTGAAATTGCAGCTGTTTCCACGATAATAGTAATTATTTTAGGTGTGTTTTTAGGAAGACTAATGGCAGTCAGGAAGTTCAAAGGCAAAATTATAATTGATACGATTTTCCTTTTACCGTTAGTTTTGCCACCCACCGTTGTAGGTTTTTTGTTAATTATCATTTTCGGACGAAATAGTCCAGTAGGTCAATTTATTGAGTGGTTTTTCAAGCAGCCAATAATGTTTACCTGGTGGGCTGCGTTAATTGCTTCTACTATCGTTGCGTTTCCACTAATGTATCAATCTGCCAGAACAGGGTTTGAAGCAGTTGATGAAGATATTGAGAATGCTGCTCGCGTAGATGGAGCAAGTGAATACCATTTATTTATGTTTATATCTATTCCGCTTGCCATTAAAACAATTGTTTCTGGAGCGATTTTAAGCTTTGCAAGAGCATTAGGAGAGTTCGGGGCAACGTTAATGTTTGCAGGGAATATACCTGGGAAAACACAAACCATTCCGACTGCCATTTATGTTGCAATTGATTCGGGGAACATGGAAATGGCTTGGTTATGGGTATCAAGTATAATAGCTATCTCTTTCCTGATGTTAATATTTGTGCATTTTATTAGGACTTAA